TGTGAAAGGTGCTTTCTGTCCCTTAAAACAACATTTCCTACATCTCCGACACCTAAGCCGTCAACAAGAACCTTTCCTGCTGTAACAGACCCGTTAATTTTTGCGGAGTCATTGGTAAGCTCCAGAACTTTTCCTGTTTCCATTATGAATATTTTCTCTCTTGGCAAACCCATTTTTACGGCAAGCTCAGCGTGCTGTCTAAGATGCCTGTGTTCTCCATGTACCGGCATAAAGAACTTTGGTTTAACTAAGTTATGAATTAGCTTGATTTCTTCCTGACATGCATGTCCTGATACATGGACATCCGCAAGTGCTTCATATATTACCTTTGCACCTTTTTTGAACAACTCATTTATTACCTTTGAAATCAGTTTCTCATTTCCCGGTATTGGGGACGCTGATATAATAACCAGGTCATCCGGAACTATTTCAACTTTTTTATGTTCATTGAATGTAATCCTTGTAAGTGCTGACATAGGCTCGCCCTGACTGCCTGTAGTTATTATTACAAGCTTGTCCCTTGGTACCTTGTCCATGTTGTCAAGATCAATCAGTACTCCTTCCGGCACATTAAGATAACCCAACTCCATTGCAACATTTACAACATTAATCATGCTTCTTCCAAGAACTGTAACCTTACGTCCAAATTTAACTGCTGCGTTGAATATCTGCTGAACCCTGTGAACGTTTGAAGCAAAAGTTGCAACCAGAATCCTGCTTTTACAGTTCATAAATATCTCGTCAAAGGTCTCTCCTACAGTACGCTCTGAAAGTGTATACCCTTCGTTTTCTACATTTGTACTGTCGCACATAAGTAGAAGTACACCCTTCTTGCCTATTTCCGCAAGTCTTGCGAGATCCATTGGCTGTCCCTCAATCGGGGTATAGTCAATTTTAAAATCTCCGGTATGGATTACAGTACCTACAGGTGTAAAAATTGCCAAAGCTACGGCATCGGCAATACTGTGAGTAGATCTTATAAACTCTACCTTAAAAGACCCCAGCTCTACTGTTTGCCCCTGATGAACAGTTTCCATCTGGACAATATCAAGAAGTCCATGTTCTTCAAGTTTGCACTTTATCAAACCAAGAGTAAGCTTTGTTCCATATATAGGCACATTTAGTTCTCTCAATACATATGGTAGCGCACCTATATGGTCCTCATGACCATGTGTCAGAACAATTCCTCTAACTTTTTCTTTATTTTTAACCAGATACGTAACATCAGGTATTACCAGGTCTATACCCAGCATTTCATCCTCAGGAAATGAAAGACCGCAATCAACAACCAGAATGTCATCTCCATATTCAAAAGCAGTTATGTTTTTCCCTATTTCCTGTAATCCGCCAAGTGGTATTACTTTTAATTTCTTTTTACTCTTTGACACAATTAAACCTCCAATTTTAACTAAATAATAAAATCAATCCCTATTTGAGCTGTTATATTGAGAAATAACATAGTTATATTCATGTAAAATTTGCTCCGTTATTCTATTCCAATTATAAAGCCTATGTACATTTTCCAATGCATTAATACTAATCTGTTTTGCTAAATTATCATCACAAAGCAGTTCAAGGATACAGTCTGCCAGAGAATTGGAATTTCCGCTGTAAAATTTCATTCCGTTCACCCTGTGATCCACTATTTCCCTTAACCCTCCGGTATCCGATACCACTACTGGAATGCCTGCAACCATTCCTTCAAGTGCTACAATTCCAAAAGGTTCATAGGTACTTGGAAAAACTGCAATATCTGAACATTTGTATAACTTCTGTAAAACCTCCTCACCTACAAAACCGGTAAAATAAACTCTGTTTTGAATTTTAAGATTACGGCTTTGTTCAATTAAACTATTTAAACACGGTCCTTTGCCCGCAATTACAAACTTAACATCATTATAACTTCTTATAATTTTAGGTATTGCATTTAATAGCACATGCACTCCCTTTTCACTTACAAGTCTTCCCACAAAAAATACTATTTTTTCATTAGGGGCAGCATAATTATTTCTGAATTCACTATCACATTCTATGTTATCGAATTTGCCCAGCTCGATTCCATTACTTATTACACTTATTTTGTCCCCAGTTATATTAAATATAGATTTAATTTCTTCTTTCATATATTTACTATTTACTACTAATTTTCCCGATTCTTCAGAAAGCATTACTTCAACATCGTTGATTGCTTTTTGCATATCAGAGTAAATTCCGTTGTTTCTACCAAATTCTGTTGCATGAATGGTCGAAACCAACGGAATTGAAAAGGAGTTTTTTAAAACTTTTGCTGCATAAGCAACAAGCCAGTCATGCGCATGAATAATGTCAAATTTGCTTTCCCGTAAAAGCCTGACTGCTGATTCAAGCATTGCGAAGTTCAGCTGCAAAACCCATTCTATAAAGTTTGTTGTAGAAACCTCACTGACATGGACTCTATGTACAGTTACATTACTTTCAATTTCAAAATCCGGGGTACCTTCTTCCCAGCACGTAACAACGTGAACCTGATTACCGCAATGACCTAACTTATGTGCCAAATCATGCACTACTCTTGAAATACCTCCGATTATCCTTGGCGGGTATTCCCATGAAAGCATTAATATTTTCATAAATATTCCTCATTTTCAATGAAGATATATAATGTATATACATAAAATTACAAATAACCTATACTATTTTATCATAATGGTATATCTTTTTCAAAATAAACATTTTATGCTATATTTTAAATTTATTCCTAAAAAGTAATTGACACTATATTAGAATAAAACTATAATATTATTACCAATATACACAGTCTCTTTTGTTTTCCCCGGACGGATAACAAAGAAGATTACTTAAAAAAACAGAAGTTTTATAACTTCTGTTTTTTTGTTTTATACAGAATAAAGTTATTCGTACACATGAAAAAAGTATTTCAGTTTGATTAAAACCAAACTGAAATACTTTTGGCTGCGGGTCAAGGGCTCGAACCCTGACAAACTGAACCAGAATCAGTCGTGCTACCATTACACAAACCCGCATCGCTCATCGACAAGTGGTATTGTAGCACATCCCGAATATTTATGTCAATACATTTTTCACTATTTTTTTATTTTTTACTTACTAATTTTAATACTTTATTTCAGATAAAATATTTACCAAAATTTAACGCTAACATAATCATATTTAAAAGCTCTACTCATATAATTATATTAAGCATTTGTAAATTTCCTATTTAAAGGCTTAAGAATAACAAGGCCTTTTTTTTTACATTTCTACTATATCCCCTGTTGAGAATAAATAAATGTATCTTTCCTTAACCCGTTTTAAGGTTAACATTTCTAAAGCTCTTGAATAATAAGAAATTTGCAGTTTGTACTTTTCCTTCATGACCTCAATGTCACCGTTAGGAACATAATCCGTTTTATAATCAATAAGAACGATATTATCCTCCTCTTCAAAATAGCAGTCAACAACACCCTGAAGCAGTATTTTGTCCTCATAGCCGCTCACACCAGGCAACTGAGGGTAGATTTCCTTATAAGGCAATTCAATGTTAAAGGGAACCTCTCTGTGTATCTTACCGGACTCGAGCATCCTTTTCCCTACGGTTGAATTAATAAAGGCATATATTTTTCTGATATCAATATTTTTTGCCTGAACTTCAGTTAAAAGTTCTTTTTTAACCATCAATTCAATTTGTCCGGCAATATCTTCATTACGGAAATCCACATGCTGCATTACAAAATGCATGGCAGTTCCCTTCTCTGCCGGACTCAGTCCTTTCTTTTTCTCCAGAAATGCAGGTTTTTTTATGGTAGTAGTTTTGTATTCCTGCTGACTATTTTCTTCATCGTTATTAAGATTAAAATACCTTTTTAGCTCTGTTACTGATATTTTAGAGGGTATTTGAGCAAAATCGCTGTAAGTATATTTCCAGCCTAAACGGCGATGAATCTCACTAGCATCTTCTCTATCGCAATTATCCTTTTGCTGAAGCCAATTTAATATGTCTTCCCTGTCCTTGATATCTGCTTCGAGCTTCTTTGCCACAGCAATATCCGACTGATTGGTAAGTATTATTTCCCAGAATGAGTCATCTGAAATAGTAGGCCCGTTATAATCCACACCAAGGCCTGCTGCTTTTCTTAAAATTTCAGAATCCTTGTGTCTCATAATGGATGGGCATATCCAATCCAGATAATTCTGTGCCTTAAGCATATTATTGGCTGGGAACTTATTACCGTTGCTCTGTGCTGTACCCAACCATTTTAATGCAGATTTTTCAATATTATTTACCGACCCGGTAATTATCAGCTTTTCTCTTGCTCTTGTCATTGCTACATAGAGTATTCTCATTTCCTCCGACAAGGTTTCAACTCTTATTTTCTGCGCAATTGCCTGCTTTGGAATCGAAGGATACTTTATTCTCTTTTTATAATCAACAAAATCAGGCCCAAAGCCCAGTTCCTGATGCAGTAAAACACTTTTATACATATCCTGCATATTGAACTTTTTCCCGCAGCCGCACAAAAACACAACGGGGAATTCCAATCCTTTGCTCTTGTGAATGCTCATTAGCCTGACAACGTTATCGTTTTCTCCAAGAACCTTTGCACTTCCCATATCTCCCTTGTTTGTTTTTAGCTTATCTATAAAACTTATAAAATTAAAAAGCCCGTTGTAGCTTGTATTTTCAAACTGTAAAGCACGTTCAAACAGTATTTTCAGGTTTGCTTGTTTCCTTTCACCGTCCTGCATTGCTCCTACTATACTGAAATAGCCTGTCTCGTCATAGAGCTGCCAAATGAGTTTGTGAGTTGACATATAGAGTGACATTTCTCTCCATTTTGCAAGCTTTTGCAGAAATTCAGAGGATTTCTTTGATACCTCTGTGTCCTGCACTGCTATT
This region of Clostridium sp. BNL1100 genomic DNA includes:
- a CDS encoding ribonuclease J yields the protein MSKSKKKLKVIPLGGLQEIGKNITAFEYGDDILVVDCGLSFPEDEMLGIDLVIPDVTYLVKNKEKVRGIVLTHGHEDHIGALPYVLRELNVPIYGTKLTLGLIKCKLEEHGLLDIVQMETVHQGQTVELGSFKVEFIRSTHSIADAVALAIFTPVGTVIHTGDFKIDYTPIEGQPMDLARLAEIGKKGVLLLMCDSTNVENEGYTLSERTVGETFDEIFMNCKSRILVATFASNVHRVQQIFNAAVKFGRKVTVLGRSMINVVNVAMELGYLNVPEGVLIDLDNMDKVPRDKLVIITTGSQGEPMSALTRITFNEHKKVEIVPDDLVIISASPIPGNEKLISKVINELFKKGAKVIYEALADVHVSGHACQEEIKLIHNLVKPKFFMPVHGEHRHLRQHAELAVKMGLPREKIFIMETGKVLELTNDSAKINGSVTAGKVLVDGLGVGDVGNVVLRDRKHLSQDGLIVVVITIEGDTGNVVAGPDIISRGFVYVRESEDLMEQLKEIAKQAIFKSSSKNQGDWSIRKSAIREALKDCIYERTKRKPMILPIIMEI
- a CDS encoding glycosyltransferase family 4 protein, encoding MKILMLSWEYPPRIIGGISRVVHDLAHKLGHCGNQVHVVTCWEEGTPDFEIESNVTVHRVHVSEVSTTNFIEWVLQLNFAMLESAVRLLRESKFDIIHAHDWLVAYAAKVLKNSFSIPLVSTIHATEFGRNNGIYSDMQKAINDVEVMLSEESGKLVVNSKYMKEEIKSIFNITGDKISVISNGIELGKFDNIECDSEFRNNYAAPNEKIVFFVGRLVSEKGVHVLLNAIPKIIRSYNDVKFVIAGKGPCLNSLIEQSRNLKIQNRVYFTGFVGEEVLQKLYKCSDIAVFPSTYEPFGIVALEGMVAGIPVVVSDTGGLREIVDHRVNGMKFYSGNSNSLADCILELLCDDNLAKQISINALENVHRLYNWNRITEQILHEYNYVISQYNSSNRD